GGGCAATGTGCGCCTCGAGGAGCTGCGCCTGCAGCGCTCGCTGGTCTGAGCGGCCAGACGGCGCAAACCAAGAGAGCCCGGTATGACCGGGCTTTTTTGCGTCCATTGCATGACTATTTAATTGCGCGTCTCAATCAGTATGCATGGGGTCAGGTCTTGCCTGAGCCCCGGGCGACTGTCGGAAAGCGCTAAAGTAATGCCTCCTTACTTTCTGACTCTCCTACAAGTGCTCGCGAAGATCACCTCCAAGAATCAATTGACCCTGCCGAAAAGCGTGACAGAACCACTGGGTCCGGTGCAGTACTTCGACGTGCAAACCAAGGCCGGGCAAATCGTGCTGACGCCGGTGCGCATCCAGCGTGGCGATGCCCTCAGAGCCAAGCTGGCCGAGCTCGATCTGAGCGACAAAACCATTGAGAGGGCGCTGGGTCAGGAAAAGCCGGCGGCGCCCAGAAAAGCACCCGCCAGGAAAAAACCGCTTGCGACCAAAAAAGCGGCTGCAAAACCATTGAGTGGCAGCTCGCGCCGCGTCGGCCGCAGATGAGCGGCCGGGGAAAGAAAAAAACGACCGCACAGGCATTGCGCGTGGCCATCGATGCGCGCGTGCTGCTGGCCAGCCTGCTGCGCGGCGATGGCCGTGCCACG
This portion of the Paucibacter sediminis genome encodes:
- a CDS encoding AbrB/MazE/SpoVT family DNA-binding domain-containing protein codes for the protein MLAKITSKNQLTLPKSVTEPLGPVQYFDVQTKAGQIVLTPVRIQRGDALRAKLAELDLSDKTIERALGQEKPAAPRKAPARKKPLATKKAAAKPLSGSSRRVGRR